The region CGCTCATGCCGAACTGCGTCACCATGGTGCGGGCAATCTCGGTGGCGCGCTGCAGATCGTTCTGCGCCCCAGTGGAGATATCGCCGAGAAACATCTCTTCGGCGACGCGCCCACCCAACAGCACATAAATGCGCGCCAGCAATTCACCGCGCGTCATCAAGTAGCGATCCTCCGTGGGCGTTTGCTGGGTGTAGCCCAGGGCAGCGATGCCACGTGGGATGATCGATATCTTTGACACCGGGTCGGCGCCCGGCACCAGCTCGGCGACCAACGCATGACCCGACTCGTGATACGCCACGGTCTTTTTTTCCTTGGGGCTCATCACCCGGCTCTTTTTCTGCAGACCGGCAATAACCCGCTCGATGGCCTCGTCGAAATCGGTCATCTCGACGGCGTCTTTCCCCTGCCGCGCCGCCAGTAGCGCCGCTTCGTTGACGATATTGGCGAGATCGGCACCGACAAAGCCAGGTGTCTTGGCGGCGAGCAGCGCCAAGTCGACATTGGCCGCCAGTTTGATTTTCTTGGCGTGCAGTTCGAGAATTTTTTGCCGCCCTTTGACGTCGGGCCGGTCGACGAGCACCTGCCGGTCGAAGCGACCCGGGCGCATCAGTGCCGGGTCGAGAATTTCCGGCCGATTGGTCGCCGCCATGATAATCACGTTTTTGTTCGGGTCGAAGCCATCCATCTCGGCGAGCAATTGATTCAATGTCTGCTCGCGCTCGTCGTGGCTCGCCAGCATGTTGACGCCGCGCGCTTTGCCGAGCGCGTCCAACTCGTCGATAAAAATAATACTCGGCGCATGCTCGGCCGCCTGGCTGAACAAGTCGCGCACCCGCGCGGCGCCGACGCCGACGAACATCTCGACGAAATCCGAGCCGGAGATGCTGAAGAACGGCACACCGGCTTCACCGGCGACCGCGCGTGCGAGTAGCGTCTTGCCGGTGCCCGGAGGGCCGACTAGCAGCACGCCTTTGGGCAGATGTCCGCCCAAGCGCTGATACTTTTCCGGATGTTTGAGAAACTCGACGACCTCGACGAGTTCCTCCTCGGCCTCATCGATGCCGGCGACGTCGGCGAAACTCACGCCGGTCTTCTTTTCGATGTAAACTTTGGCCTTGCTCTTGCCGATCTGCATCATGCCACCGCCGGCGCCCATGCGCTTGAACAGATAACTCCAGAGCGCGAAAAACAGCAGCACCGGCACCACCCAGGACAGCACGGTCGTCAGCCACTCGCTATTCGCCTCGCCTTTGAACGGCACGCCGGCCTGCTCCAAGTCTGGGGTCAGGTCTCTATCTTCGACCCGCACCGCGACAAACGATTGGGCTTTCTTGGCGTCGTCGCCGAGCTCCTTGAGCTTTTCTGGCGCGAAAATTTCTTTCAGCCCCTCTGGTTTGATCTTACCGCGCACAACTTTGTCGCCAATGATGGCGTCGGTCAGCTGGCCTTTTTTCGCCAGGGTTTTGAACTGGCTATAGGTAATCGTCTCGACTTGCGCCGTGGTGATGAAATTCTGCACGAGAACGATCATCAGAATCGCCACGAGCAGGTAGCCAAAGGAGATCTGCTGAGCTTTTTTGTTCATCGGATCGCCTATCGCACCACGAAGCGCGCGAAGGTCACGAAGGTCGGAGAAGATTTCTTGATTGTCTTCTCTTTACCTTCGTGGTCTTCGTGGTGAAAATGTCCCCTCCGAGATTTGCGTCTTTTGCGGTTAAATCCCTTACCCCATGCGGTAGCAGTTGTAGCGCGCGGTGTCTCTGCCTTGCTTCCTCCTAAGCTCCTCGACCGCGCCACTCGATGCGCACGAACTTATTGTTGTGCGACCATTTGTAATCCAGCTTGCCGCCGCGGGCTTTGGCGATCGCACGGCCCAGTCGCTGCGCCAACTTCTCCGTGGTGGTTTCGACCGTCCAGCCGTCACCCGCGGCGCGCAGGCTCATGATCCGTTCCAACGGATTTTTCTCCCGTGCGCGGGTTTCTTCATTGCGCAGAATCCGTAGGGTCTCGCCGCGGACGGCTTCCGCTACTCGCAATAGATGCAACTCGCCGGACGCCGAGCGTTCCCGGATCTTGACACAGGCCGGGCAATAAATTGGATGATGCGGCACCGGCAGCGTGAGCCCCGCAGGCGCGGCAAAGGCCCAGTGGCGCCGGTGATAGAACGCGCCGCAGCCGGCACATTGGATCACGCCTTTCGGTGCGCCGCGCGGCAGAAACGTGTCGGTATAAGTATCGGTCTTCTTTTTGTAGTTAACGTTGTATTTTTTCGCTGCGGTTCTCATGGCCGCTCCTTCCTCGTTCACGTCTTGGCGGTCAAAGTATCGATCCATTCGCCGATGGGTCCGCGGCTGACTTTGCGCACCACTGCCTCGAGTTCGCCGTAGTCCATCCAAACGCCGTGACACTCGCGACAGCGGTCGAGGGTCACGCCGTGAAACGTAAACGTTTCGAGCTTACCCGAACATTTGGGACAGCTCGGCTCGGCGCTGCCTTTGTCGACCTTACGAAGCTGGCCACGCAGCTTTTCCAGAATTTCGCGGTCCCGTTCGGCGAAATAGATATCTTCCTTGGCGCGCTCCACGAGTTTCATGGTGTCGCCAAATCGATCTTTTTCGTCTGCCATGATTTGTCACCTCCCGTGAAACACCAGCAAACAAACAACGCAGCTTTAGTGCCAACCTGGCGCATTTCGCGCTTGCCCGCCCTACGAGGGATTGCGCCCGAGTCCAGGCGCCTTGCGGCCCGAGAATTTTCATTTGCGCGAAGAATCAATGGAGTATTTCGCAACGGTGAGAAATTTGCGCTGCACGACCCGCTCTCATCGACTCAGGTAAAAAACCCGTCGGAGTCCTTCGATGGGCTCAGGACGAACGGAATCGGAGTTGAAATCGTTCAACAAAAATCCGTTCATGCTGAGCCCGTTGAAGCATTCCGAGGCTTTCAGCGGAATCGTCTAATGCGGGCACCCATCTTGCGTTTCCAAACTTTGGGCAAAACACTTTGAGCTTTGAACGGATAGCATGAGCGAAATCTTCGGCTTCGACGCCTACGCTCCCAAAGAGATCGCCGAGCGCGTGGAAAACGTCGGCGTCACCAAAGCGCGCCTGCTGTTGTTGCAGCAGGTCATTTTGGGCGTGTTGGCCGGCGGCTTCATCGGCCTGGGCGCTTTCTATTTTAACCTGGTGACTAGCGACACGACGTTGGGCTTTGCCGCAAGCCGCGTGCTTGGCGGCGTGGTGTTTTCATTGGGGCTGATCCTGGTGGTCGTCGCCGGCGCCGAGCTGTTTACCGGCAACAACTTGCTGGTAATGGCGTGGGCGAGCCGGCGCATTT is a window of Deltaproteobacteria bacterium DNA encoding:
- the hflB gene encoding ATP-dependent zinc metalloprotease FtsH, with translation MNKKAQQISFGYLLVAILMIVLVQNFITTAQVETITYSQFKTLAKKGQLTDAIIGDKVVRGKIKPEGLKEIFAPEKLKELGDDAKKAQSFVAVRVEDRDLTPDLEQAGVPFKGEANSEWLTTVLSWVVPVLLFFALWSYLFKRMGAGGGMMQIGKSKAKVYIEKKTGVSFADVAGIDEAEEELVEVVEFLKHPEKYQRLGGHLPKGVLLVGPPGTGKTLLARAVAGEAGVPFFSISGSDFVEMFVGVGAARVRDLFSQAAEHAPSIIFIDELDALGKARGVNMLASHDEREQTLNQLLAEMDGFDPNKNVIIMAATNRPEILDPALMRPGRFDRQVLVDRPDVKGRQKILELHAKKIKLAANVDLALLAAKTPGFVGADLANIVNEAALLAARQGKDAVEMTDFDEAIERVIAGLQKKSRVMSPKEKKTVAYHESGHALVAELVPGADPVSKISIIPRGIAALGYTQQTPTEDRYLMTRGELLARIYVLLGGRVAEEMFLGDISTGAQNDLQRATEIARTMVTQFGMSERLGLVALEGPRTPLFLPVPMQTNKEYSEDTARLIDAEVKEILTLAHEKVSETLATHRGALAELAQLLLKKEVVERPELQAILKVVSIERGKEIRKGHDKAAGESKPDSRGEGFEH